From the genome of Salvelinus namaycush isolate Seneca chromosome 1, SaNama_1.0, whole genome shotgun sequence:
TCTAATATGGAAGGATGACCACGCGAGTGTGAGTCCACTGAATACCAGTAAGACACCAACAAATAAAGCGTCGTAGTAACATACATTTCATTATGCATAATGATGTAGCTAGATCAGGACCCCTTTGACACCCATGTTTCGAGGTCTATTTACCTGATATGTCCACAACTTTTAGAGACGTGGCCGATGTAAACTTCTCTTTGAGAATATGTGCAATTCGGGTCTCTCCCTCGGTCTGAGAAGACAGAGTCCTCTGCAACTGTCTAGAAACCAAAACAGCCTAAAACAAATGTTTTCAAAGACAGTTAGCGAACGTTTGCTAACTCACAATACATATGAAATGACATGTGACGTTAGCTAGCTCACTTAACTAGCTCAAGTCAAATGGTCAGTGTCACTTGCTGTCTGATTTGATTGAGCACAAAATATTCGCACTCAACCTTCAAATTTAGCTAGTCTAACGTTATGCATTAGAATGAATGAAATTGATTTTCTTGATTTTttagaatacattttaaaatagagAGCATCGTGACCAGGTACTTTAATGGAGATAAAACAATAATGAACAGTAATCCACCACACGTGTATAAAAAGTCATGACCATCGCATTGAGGTTATAATAAGAAACGCCCCTCGATGTCAACAATGTTGATGGTCGTCTACACAATATGACGTAGATATCGGAGTCAAGCAAACAGCAACGTACACTCACTTTGGGGTAACTGGCGCCCTCTCATGGACCGGAGACAACCATCACTCTTCACACTTTATTAGGCCTAATTAAATAACAAATGGTACAATAATTTTTATTATAAGGATTTTCCTTGACAATGCTATACGGGACAAAAATACATGAACAATGAAATACATAATTATGTGATTGGTGTGTTATATACTTAAATAGGTAGCAAAACGCTAAAACATTTTCTTAAATTCTTTTAATGGTAGATGATTGAGGATATCCATAACGGGTTCCCTTGAGATACAGACAAATTGAAGACTACACTGGCATTAGTCCATAGATAACTGCTCACATGTGTTGTGCAAAATGTAGCAATATTAGCACTGGGACATTGTTTAGACAACATTTACAAGGCACTTTGGTATTTAAAGTATCTAATACTATCCCTATTGTTTCCTATAGTGTCTATTTCTTTGTGGAGGGTAGTAGGCTACTCTTGGAGTAAATAATAATTGCTTTGTCAGACTAATTTTCCATTGGGATGAAGTATCCATGCATGTCCATGTGAAGCTCTGCATTCACATATGCTCGAGCTACTTCCTTGAAAGACTTTGCATCCAGCACCAAGATGAAGCCAGATTCCCCTGGATTGGAGTTGATGACTGTTGTCAAGACCACACCTGGACATAGGAGACATTTTGTTTGAATATGATGGACAGACTTTCATTGAAATTATAACTTTATTCAGCATACATTGTGAATGTCTGGCCATTCTAATCAAAACATAAGCTTTCATATATTTAAGATTTGAGGACCATGTAAAGCAATCTCACCAtcatcctctccttctccgtTGGGTCTTGGAATGAACACAGGCTCTGATGGCCAGCagttctcctctctccattcaGTCCTCTCCTTTGTCTCAATGTCCAACTTCATGATCTATTTATTAAAGTTAGGTATATAGTTAACAAAATATTAGATAAGTAACACATGCAGTTATGTTCACAAAGGCCTAAATTAAATCACAGGGACTTTTACCTTAGTTGCCACTGCTGACATTGCAACACAAGTCATGTAGACAAATCTGTACTTCTTGCCGTTGAAGTCATAATTGATCCTGGGTAGTTCCACACCTGTAGATACATTTTGGGATTGACAACATCAACACGAGTATATTGTGAAAGAAAATGTTGGGGTGATATGTATTTTGAGTGTCTATAAGGCACAAGAATTTAACAGAACATTGAGCAATACAAGTTTTGGTCTTACCGTCACAAAGCACCTCTGGCTGGCAGAGTAGTTTaccctctttctctttcacaGCGCTGGCTGTTGTGTATTGGAGTTTCACCATATCATCTCCAACATCAATCCCCTTCAGAAACAGTTCACAACATTATAGAAACCGTTGACTACTCATCAGTTGAGGGCAATGTTTAAAGGTTAAGATGGTAATCAGTTGCAAACCATTACCTTGTCAGTCTGTACAGGAAGGGCAAATCTTTTGCACTTTGGCACAGACATTGCTGAGGTCTTTGATTGTTCTTTTAACACGTTTAGGTAGAACATGTTGTATAAGCTGGGATCTTCATAGGCGATAACATCAAAGATGACATGACCATCCTCTTCAAAGGCATTCACGTGATGGTACACTATCATTGCCTCTGTGTAGTACTTTATGCCCACTTCTTTGCCTGTCTTTCTGTCGATCAGGTGAATCAGGGTCTGTCAAGTTGAAAACACAAAGGGATGTAATTTCCATGAAATGGAAAAAAACAACAATGTACTTGCTCTTACATTGGACTCACTAAATTCATTGCCAAAGAAAATGAGTCTTATAACCCTTACATTTTCCTCAGGGCAAAACTTCAGACAACTAGCCCAGTTGACCCCTCTCATGTATGCTGTGGCCATCTTGAGGATGTCCAGTTTGAATGGCTGCTCAATGAAGATGAAGTAGTTGTCAGTCATGCCGAAGCTGTGGTAGTAGCTGGGGCTGAGGAGGGAGCGGCAGGGCACTGTGCAGATCACCTCAAGGTTCTTCAAGGCTGGAGAAGCATTGGCCTTATCTGATTAAACATATAAACTGAGAATTTACAACCATTTACAGCTATTTGTAATATTTTGTGAAAACTATCTGCTCCAGGGTCAGGATACTTCTCTATCCATGGTGTAAAGTAGTAAGACAAACCCCAGATAGGTGATGGGTAAATGGTTCTGCTAAATGTTTGAGATTATAAAATACAAGGTTATTGCTCAAATGTGTTAAAACATGACTTCAACAATTTAAAAAAGTTATTGACCACTGCTATATGAGACCATGCATTGTCATCAGATACCAGTGAAGGTCAGAGTTTACAAGGTCAAAGGTCAGTGGTCTAAAGTTTAactcctacattgtagaataatagtgaagacatcaaaactatgaaataacatatggaatcatgtagtaaccccccctcaaaaaaagaagtgttaaatcaaaatctattttatatttgagattcttcaaagtagtcaccctttgccttgatgacagctttgcacactcttggcattctctcatccagcttcatgaggtagtcacctggaatgcatttcaattaacaggtgtgccttgttagaagTTACTTTGTTGAATTAAtttttcttaatgtgtttgagccaatcagttgtgttgtgacaaggtaggggtggtatacagaagatagccctatttggtaaaagaccaagtccatattatggcaagaaaagctcaaataagcaaagagaaacagtccatcactacttgaaggtcagtcaatttggaaCATTAAGAATTTtgtaagtttcttcaagtgcagtcgcaaaaaccatcaagcgctgtgatgaaactggctctcatgaggcctgccacaggaaaggaagacccagagttacctcggttgcagagaataagttcattagagttaccagcctcagaaattgcagcccaaataaatgcttcacagtgttcaaCTAACGTAaaagacatctcaacatcaactgttcaggagagactgcgtgaatcaggccttcatggttgaattgctgcaaagaaaccactactaaaggacaccaacaacacgaagagacttgcttgggccaaaaaacacagcattctgcagcgatacgccatcccatctagtttgcggttagtgggactatcatttgtttttcaacaggacaatgacccaaaacacaccttcaggctgtttgaccaagaaggagagtgatggtgctgcatcagatgacctggcctctacaatcacccaacctcaacccaattgaaaaggtttggaatgagttggaccgcagagtgaaggaaaagcagccaacaagtgctcagcatttgtggaactccttcaatactattgaaaagcattcctcatgaagctggttgagagaatgccaagattgacATCTTTgcacatcaaggcaaagggtggctactttgaagaatcttaaacgtgttttgatttgtttcacactttttttggttactacatgattccatatgttttatttcaaagtttgatgtcttcactattattttacaatgtagaaaatagtaaaaataaagaaaaacccttgaatgagtaggtgtgtccaaacttttgcctgGTAGTGTACCTCCCGCGGCAGTGTCTGGAACCTTGAATAAGGTGTATTTGGTCTTTCCCTTCTCCGCTATTGAAGTCCCCATGTTGTAGGCTGTTCCATCTTTATCGTAATGTGGATGGGATGTCACCAGGTTTACAGCAAGGTATTTCATGTAGTCAACCTAGTGAGATAACAAGATAGGCTTATAAACAGGTGTGTCCATGTGTATGGTCATCCAGATAGCAACGCCAGTATTAACTTTAAATTACCTTGTCCTGAGTCTCCAGAGTCACAGGATCTACTTTGCGGATGTAGTTGGTTTCAGAGGTTGCATAATAATCCTTCCCATATcgaatgaaattgttgccacagTTGTCAGTGAAGTCTGGGACCGTGTGGTTAAGAAAGGTGATCACCCTGGAGACAAAGATAATTTGATCAGCAACAGGCAAATTCATAGGGACAAATTAAATTAAAACATCAACAGTCAGATCAGATGTTTGCTACAGCATGCCAGAACATAATTGATTTCAACATCTTACCTTTTTAAGGTGCCAAAATGAACTATCTGTAATGTACTACCTAGATATGACGTTTTTGCTTGGGTCCGGGTAAGCCATTGTCCCCATTTCAGACACAACAATTCTTTTGGCTGCCATGTTGTCTTTGTATGTGTCTCCACGTAAATATCTGCTTCTGTAGATTACCTcacctgaagaaaataataaatatatatacacacacacctgatgaTTTACTTCTATTGTGAGTTTAATTGCTAAATGTGGGAATTGTTTTTACTTGCACAACCCATGGAGCCCATAGCACCAAGAAGCCCAAAAGCTTGCCAATTGGACTTATCATTAGATCATCTTGTTTGAGTTTCTATATCACAAAAAAGATAAAACACTTCCAGGCATTTTACCATCTTTGAATGTAAAGCTGTGCATCAGGGCCATCCCATCGAACCAGTGGTTGTATGTGGTATCCCCCACTGAGAATATGCCTGGTCCATTGCGCAACAACGTGCCTTGCAGCCAGCTTGGAAGGTTGCCTATATAAAACAATAGTTTTGTTTTACAAAacagcatggggggggggggggttctatgaAGGTGTGTCCATGCCGCCAGCAAGAAGTAAGATACAGCAAGAATAAGGCTGTGTCCTCTGCGATtttccttcaaaataaaagtcgtGCAATTAAGATGGTGAAAAATAATACAAATGGTCAAAATTCATAACAGTATATGGGGAAATGTTAGCAGACTACAATTTTGTTTAACAATATGAAGAAATGTATAAAGTGAATCACCTTTCAGCACAAGTAATATTATAGCATTGACATTATTGCATTCAAATAATTACTAGATAGTTATGGTAACAGTAATACAAATAAAACATTCATAATGATACTATTAATAATAAACACTTAAATCCCATAGTTAATTAGCCTATTCGTATTGCACAATGTTCAGTAAATGTTCATATTGGACATACAGTACTGCACAATTTCCTGTACATTCTGTCGTAGTAAAAGGGGTGCCCTTCTACTCAGGAGCACCACTAGTTTCGAAATCCACAGAGTTTACAACCAAGGAGCGTCACTGCTCATTCTGCACCCCTTAAAACCTTTTGCTGCAGTGGGCTAGGTCAGggtcacagagtgtttcttggtagtcttaaacaaatctactttgaaacagaagtatacacctcacacacagtTATGGGCTTAAACATGATTTCTTTTTtaaagacacctgtaccatgccagatatagagttgaaatgtataaaaaaaaaaatgtttgcatcccaatattacattttcacagaagactgaaatataacaaaatcaTTTGACATGGAAAAAAATCTGATTTggcagcttttttgaaatcatgtttattaattatgaaaaatattaataactttcaacccatgaggccactaggtcatttgactgcaggaaagtgcTACAGAGTGGCCTATCAGcttaaatccaatcagtttttcaTATTGGACATACTGCACCGTACATCATTCTCTGTACATTGTGTCGCAGTAAAAGGGAGGCCCTTCTACTCAGGAGTGCCACTAGTTCCCAAATCCACAGAGCTTACACCCAGAGGAGTGTCGCTGCTCATTTTGCAGCCCTTAAAAAGAGTGGGCAATCAGCTTAAATCCAATAGTATTTTCATACTGGAAATACATATTGCACCGTACACAATGATCTGTGCGTTGTGTCGCAGTagcattttatttaaccaggtaagttggctgagaacacattctcatttacagcaacgactgGGGAACatttacaggggagaggagggggaatgagccaattggaagctggggatgattaggtggccatatCGGGAATTTAGCAAGGACACTGGGGTTTACACCCCTATGCTTACAATAAGTGctatgggatctttagtgaccacagacagtcaggacacccgtttaaagTCCCATCCAAAAGATGGCACTCTGCACAGTCTACTCAGGAGCACTTCTAGTTTCCAAATCCACAGAGATTACACACAGAGGAGCGTCGCTGCTCATTTGGCGGCCCTTACAGAGTGGCCCATCAACTTAAATCCAATATTTTTTTACACAttggacattcatattgcactgtacaaaTGGAACAGCAAGCCTCACAAGTGCCGCCAAATAAACAGCGACGCTTCTTTGCGTGTAAACCATTGGATTTAATTTCCAAAATCCGTGTCCCGGGAGTACTTTGTAATTTTTGCCTGCTTCACAGCGGTCACTCTGGCTACTATAACTGTAGTAGCCTAGTACTGGTGAATAACTAATAAGAGAAGAAATGGTCTTTGTTCCAGGAGTAGGCCTTCAGAATATTGTTAATTGACTATGAGATACAATTTTGAAAACTGGGTTCAACGTTTTGCGAAACAACCACATCCATTAGTCATTTCACATGGCCATTATTTAAATCATTAATAGCCTATAACTATGCGGTTCGTGCCATAAGGCTATTAAGCGTCAGATTGTGGCAAATTGTGGGATGTCGTCATAGATATTAAAACCAGGGGATGTCGGTCAGACTCCAATTGCCTTTGCTTTTGCTTTTAAACATCCCCCCAAAAATAAACAACTATCTCACCCCAagatcagtggtgtgtattcatggatgccaagggaagcctggcttccccaAAAAAAATTtaccaataaaaaataaaaacgaaataatttatctttcatctCTGCGTTTCATAATTGTCTTTCAATTCataagaggctgaatgtatctcaccggaaaAAGCATCCTAGTGAGCGAAACAGCGCCTCTCTGAccctgtatgtgtagcccatctagcTGATGCGGTCTGGTCAGAAAGaggccagcaagcatttggcctcccttgataaaaaaatatatatacaatgatagccaatcagcattgagctaaattGTGAATGATCCTGGTACACCCAAAAAAAAAACGGAAAGGAAAGCCAGTTTGggtttggcttcacaccaatcacatcaagCCAAACTTCATTGacagcaattttttttttattcttgcCTCtccttgtgttgttgtcctccagtgtctggctagctaaaattgtccctttcctaaattagccatggacaGAGATTtgaacttgtggttttacttaattctccttactggccaatgattataaaggcgattctgatccaaccaaaaattcatacattgtgcctctggcctgagaggatagaagttcaatatgtagctagatgtagtaggctaatgttaactagctggctaatcATTGGCCATGAAATGCTTGCAAGCAAGCactttagccaggtagcctatgacaacaaaaactaaaagcttgtactgtatgacagtcattGATGTTTCGgcacatgaaagagaggaggatgacactggcgtttctctacaagtagggtgagtcaacatgtttttctacttacacacacacacacagcgagagagagaaagaaagtagtaccatggacagccacatgatatttagcttacattgattggactacattgtttttggaatattttagttgtcactgtgttagactaagcataggtgagtTGATGATGTTGCCGTtttgatgttgaaatggtgctggaatagtggaagcagctcctgttttctttgggaCTTGAGGTAACTCTCAtgtgttctaaatcaatagttgttcaGTTGTCTGAAAATCTCAGAAACATTGATTtaattgaccatgctgtaggtcatgtaactgtttgttacatgcaatatgctttgtggactccgCCAGACAGATGTtttctctggttttgtgatgaaacaaagttatggttgaatttattctgccactgcgtcttcttattgtctcgggcttaagcctatatatcacggtggcaaggcatatgaacagGATAAGAGAAAACAAAGAAATGATCACAACCCCTAAATTGTAATATGCTTTTTTTttttcctggcttggcttccctagtgattttacccacgcactgctACTGCCCTAGTTATACCTGTGAATGTTGCTGCGCATGTTATGTTGATAATGAAAATTATCTAAAGTTTCCATAACCATCTCATCAGTTAACATACCTTTGATGTCCGCCTTCACTGGATCAGGTCTTTCTTCTCTGTTTTTAGCGTAGTCGTAGGCCATCCTTGTTGAGATGAAAGACAAATACTCATGCGTTACCTTCCTTAGAAGTTATGAGAGACGAAAAAGGGGGTCGTTTTTATATTAGACAAAAGAAACCACTCCCATTTTTGAGTTTGCAAGTAGTAGTCTAATATAAGCGCAAGACACACTTACGTTTTACATTtgggtcatttagcagacgctcttatccggaGCGATTTAcaatagtgagtgcatacattttcatactttttttcgTACTGCCCCGCCGTGGTAATCGAACTCACAATGCTCTGCCAACTGAGATACACGAAACTATAGCATATCATCTTTCTCTTATCTTGTCTACTGACTGACTATATTGTGTATGTTCCTGATCGGTCATTAGGAGTTCACATTTGAAGCGAGATACCTGCCAAAAAGTTGAACGTACTTATACCATTGGGATCATAAGAAAAGTAAACGTGAAATTTAATCTGTGAACATACAAACACCATGTTACGATTACCAACTAACATTTTAAGCTTTAACAAATCTTGTGTTGCAGTTTTGACCTACAATAATACCTTTTAGAGTTTGGGCATTTTCATCCCACGAACGCAAAAAAAAATGACACCAAAAGGTCACACTAACAAGCATAAACGCACTATAAAAAAACGGAAGTCAGGGAAACCGGAAAGAGGTATGCTGCACGTTTTCAAGTTAAAAGTCTCCATTCTCTATTACTCCTCAGTTGAATTACTTCACATATAGGTAGTTAATGTAATAGATTTGTTTGCCAGGGCAAATCTAGATAACACTAGCTCTATTATGCTCACAACACTGAAGTTTCAGTCCGCTAGGTGtatctcttttttattttttttatttttattaacaacaaatcaatacagaaagtacataagggaacacaagtatatatagattatatataatggacaatcgagctagggggtacaatatcacactacaattacacaaggaccttaagggacatacatacacttacaattctaacagcttttttgttagtagagtatttaacagtcttaaaatacagttcaatttatttttgtagggtaggaaaatgtgtttttttgttagtaaatttacatttgtgtatatgaaatttggccaaaagaataatgaaattaattacataataatgtttcagcttatttttatcgtatgtaaagaatccaagcagtacatctctccacaatagtgtaaaatcttcataaatgtcttcaattataaatctactgatgtcttgccacattTTTCTTACATgtatatgtaacagtttaactttacgtccgtcccctcgcgccccgacccgggcaccctctgcacacatcaacaacagtcacccacgaagcatcgttacccatcgctccacaaaagccgcggcccttgcagagcaaggggaaccactacttcagggtctcaaagcaagtgacgtcaccgattgaaatgctattagcgcgcagcaccgctaactaactagccatttgacatccgttacactcacccccctttcgacctcctccttttctgcAGCAACCAGTACatatacaatgccaaaaaagatgggtggtcattacaaaaggagcaatttgagttgatgttttccttaacttcttcatatagtggttggcaggataatatttatgaataattttaaaggaaacttccttaattttgttaacaagtaggtatgtgtgtggcaacatccaaacttttttccaatagatattatcaataaatccattccaataaggcatgacataaggtatagatacaacatcctgctgaaacaaggttcgtatcgctctgttgttgaatggaccaaaagagaaacaaatctttcctactgatgagtcaacagggtcaatagaaggtaggctctgagggtcaggtcttgacacgttcctgaataacagagcaacacctgagggaatggcgtctaaaacaattgcaaaatctttaggtgttacagggatcttgtaaagtgataagaattccttataactgagtaaaagaccctctgcatttaccagttggctcaccaataggatattatttcggaaccaatattctaaaaacaaagaagtatttttatacaatatatcccgattattccatatataatatctgtgtggagaaaaattgtgtttataaattaaggaccatgacaagaaaacctgccgatgaaaagtagaaagtttcactggaattttgtcaatattataattgcacaacaacatgaagttaaggccaccaaaagtagagaaggCATGATGAGGAATACAATTCcagatagaagtgggtcttcttaggaattgttttatccaattgatcttaaaagtattatttaaagtagtaaagtccagaaaattcagcccaccattctcataagtgttcattacaacagttttcctaatgtaatgggtacggtttctccacagaaagttgaaaagcatctggtctatctccttgcttattttactgtcaagatataaagatagagcgccatatgttagtctagagataacttcagccttggttattaggactctaccttttaaagataagtccctctgtagccattgatttagcttTTTCTGGGTATTTTTAATAAGAGTGTTAAAATTTAGTAAGCCTCTATacttctgatcctttgtaatggttatgcctaaatatgtaagttcttcttttactggaataccataatatgaaggtgtcacacaatctttgatagctatgagttcacatttattaatgttaaggtatagaccagacgctttggaaaaggattgtatcacattgatcgatatgggaatttggttagcgtctttcagaaaaagtgtagtatcatcagcca
Proteins encoded in this window:
- the LOC120056109 gene encoding bolA-like protein 3 codes for the protein MLSILKCILKNQAVLVSRQLQRTLSSQTEGETRIAHILKEKFTSATSLKVVDISGGCGVMYEVHIESNEFKGKRTVQQHQLVNQTLKEEIQGMHGLRIFTDVPRE
- the LOC120046805 gene encoding beta,beta-carotene 15,15'-dioxygenase-like isoform X1 — protein: MAYDYAKNREERPDPVKADIKGNLPSWLQGTLLRNGPGIFSVGDTTYNHWFDGMALMHSFTFKDGEVIYRSRYLRGDTYKDNMAAKRIVVSEMGTMAYPDPSKNVISRVITFLNHTVPDFTDNCGNNFIRYGKDYYATSETNYIRKVDPVTLETQDKVDYMKYLAVNLVTSHPHYDKDGTAYNMGTSIAEKGKTKYTLFKVPDTAAGDKANASPALKNLEVICTVPCRSLLSPSYYHSFGMTDNYFIFIEQPFKLDILKMATAYMRGVNWASCLKFCPEENTLIHLIDRKTGKEVGIKYYTEAMIVYHHVNAFEEDGHVIFDVIAYEDPSLYNMFYLNVLKEQSKTSAMSVPKCKRFALPVQTDKGIDVGDDMVKLQYTTASAVKEKEGKLLCQPEVLCDGVELPRINYDFNGKKYRFVYMTCVAMSAVATKIMKLDIETKERTEWREENCWPSEPVFIPRPNGEGEDDGVVLTTVINSNPGESGFILVLDAKSFKEVARAYVNAELHMDMHGYFIPMEN
- the LOC120046805 gene encoding beta,beta-carotene 15,15'-dioxygenase-like isoform X2 yields the protein MAYDYAKNREERPDPVKADIKGNLPSWLQGTLLRNGPGIFSVGDTTYNHWFDGMALMHSFTFKDGEVIYRSRYLRGDTYKDNMAAKRIVVSEMGTMAYPDPSKNVISRVITFLNHTVPDFTDNCGNNFIRYGKDYYATSETNYIRKVDPVTLETQDKVDYMKYLAVNLVTSHPHYDKDGTAYNMGTSIAEKGKTKYTLFKVPDTAAGALKNLEVICTVPCRSLLSPSYYHSFGMTDNYFIFIEQPFKLDILKMATAYMRGVNWASCLKFCPEENTLIHLIDRKTGKEVGIKYYTEAMIVYHHVNAFEEDGHVIFDVIAYEDPSLYNMFYLNVLKEQSKTSAMSVPKCKRFALPVQTDKGIDVGDDMVKLQYTTASAVKEKEGKLLCQPEVLCDGVELPRINYDFNGKKYRFVYMTCVAMSAVATKIMKLDIETKERTEWREENCWPSEPVFIPRPNGEGEDDGVVLTTVINSNPGESGFILVLDAKSFKEVARAYVNAELHMDMHGYFIPMEN